One part of the Capricornis sumatraensis isolate serow.1 chromosome 13, serow.2, whole genome shotgun sequence genome encodes these proteins:
- the LATS1 gene encoding serine/threonine-protein kinase LATS1 isoform X1 has protein sequence MKRSEKPEGYRQMRPKTFPASNYTGSSRQMLQEIRESLRNLSKPSDAAKAEQNMGKMSAEDPRQVRNPPKFGMHHKALLEIRNSLQPFANETSRSPSEVNPQMLQDLQAAGFDEDMVIQALQKTNNRSIEAAIEFISKMSYQDPRREQMAAAAARPVNANLKPGSVQQSINRKQSWKGSKESLVPQRHGPPLGESVAYRSESPNSQTDVGRPLSGSGITAFTQAHPSNGQRVNPPPPPQVRSVTPPPPPRGQTPPPRGTTPPPPSWEPNSQTKRYSGNMDYVISRISPVPPGAWQEGYPPPPLNTSPMNPPNQGQRGINSVPVGRQPIIMQSSNKFNFPPGRPGIQNGSGQTEFMMHQNVVSAGTVSRQPPPPYPLTPTNGQSPSALQTGGSAAPSSYTNGNIPQAMMVPNRNSHNMELYNINVPGLQTTWPQSSSAPAQSSPSSGHEIPTWQPNIPVRSNSFNNPLGNRTSHSANSQPSATTVTAITPAPIQQPVKSIRVLKPELQTALAPTHPSWIPQPVQSVQPSPFSEGTVMPPVAEAPNYQGPPPPYPKHLLHQNPSVPPYELVSKSSKEEQPSLPKEDESEKSYDNVDTGDKEKKQITTSPITVRKNKKDEERRESRIQSYSPQAFKFFMEQHVENVLKSHQQRLHRKKQLENEMMRVGLSQDAQDQMRKMLCQKESNYIRLKRAKMDKSMFVKIKTLGIGAFGEVCLARKVDTKALYATKTLRKKDVLLRNQVAHVKAERDILAEADNEWVVRLYYSFQDKDNLYFVMDYIPGGDMMSLLIRMGIFPENLARFYIAELTCAVESVHKMGFIHRDIKPDNILIDRDGHIKLTDFGLCTGFRWTHDSKYYQSGDHPRQDSMDFSNEWGDPSNCRCGDRLKPLERRAARQHQRCLAHSLVGTPNYIAPEVLLRTGYTQLCDWWSVGVILFEMLVGQPPFLAQTPFETQVKVINWQTSLHIPPQAKLSPEASDLIIKLCRGPEDRLGKNGADEIKAHPFFKTIDFSSDLRQQSASYIPKITHPTDTSNFDPVDPDKLRSDDNEEENVNDTLNGWYKNGKHPEHAFYEFTFRRFFDDNGYPYNYPKPIEYEYINSQGSEQQSDEDDQHTGSEMKNRDLVYV, from the exons atgaagagaagtgaaaagccagaAGGATATAGACAAATGAGGCCTAAGACCTTTCCTGCCAGTAACTACACTGGCAGCAGTCGGCAGATGCTGCAAGAAATTCGGGAATCCCTTAGGAACTTATCCAAACCATCGGATGCTGCTAAGGCTGAGCAAAACATGGGTAAAATGTCAGCTGAAGATCCGCGGCAAGTCAGAAATCCACCCAAGTTTGGGATGCATCATAAAGCCTTGCTGGAAATTCGAAACTCTCTACAACCATTTGCAAATGAAACAAGTCGGAGTCCTTCAGAAGTTAATCCACAAATGCTTCAAGACTTGCAAGCTGCTGGATTTGATGAG GATATGGTTATACAAGCTCTTCAGAAAACTAATAACAGAAGTATAGAAGCTGCAATTGaattcatcagtaaaatgagttATCAAGATCCTCGACGGGAACAGATGGCCGCAGCAGCTGCCAGACCTGTTAATGCCAACTTGAAGCCAG GGAGTGTGCAACAATCAATTAACCGCAAACAAAGCTGGAAGGGTTCTAAAGAATCCTTAGTTCCTCAGAGACATGGTCCACCACTAGGAGAAAGTGTAGCATACCGTTCTGAAAGTCCCAACTCACAGACAGATGTAGGAAGACCTTTGTCAGGATCTGGTATAACAGCGTTTACTCAAGCTCATCCTAGCAATGGACAGAGAGTGAACCCCCCACCACCTCCACAAGTAAGGAGTGTCACTCCTCCGCCACCTCCAAGAGGCCAGACTCCCCCTCCAAGAGGTACAACTCCGCCTCCCCCATCATGGGAACCAAACTCTCAAACAAAGCGCTATTCTGGGAACATGGACTACGTCATCTCCCGAATCTCCCCAGTTCCAcctggagcctggcaggaggGCTATCCTCCACCACCTCTTAACACATCCCCAATGAATCCTCCTAATCAGGGACAGAGAGGCATTAATTCTGTTCCTGTTGGCAGACAGCCAATCATCATGCAGAGTTCTAACAAATTTAATTTTCCACCCGGGAGACCTGGAATTCAGAATGGTAGTGGTCAGACTGAGTTTATGATGCACCAGAATGTTGTCTCTGCTGGCACTGTCAGTCGGCAGCCACCCCCTCCATATCCTCTGACCCCAACTAATGGACAAAGCCCCTCTGCTTTACAAACAGGGGGTTCTGCTGCTCCGTCATCATACACAAATGGGAACATTCCTCAAGCTATGATGGTGCCAAACAGAAATAGTCATAACATGGAACTTTATAACATTAATGTACCTGGACTGCAAACAACTTGGCCTCAGTCATCATCTGCTCCTGCCCAGTCATCCCCAAGCAGCGGACATGAAATCCCTACGTGGCAACCTAACATACCAGTGAGGTCAAATTCTTTTAATAACCCATTAGGAAACAGAACAAGTCATTCTGCTAATTCTCAACCTTCAGCTACAACAGTCACTGCTATTACACCAGCTCCCATTCAACAGCCTGTGAAAAGTATACGTGTATTGAAACCAGAGCTGCAGACTGCTTTAGCACCTACACACCCTTCTTGGATACCGCAGCCCGTTCAGAGTGTTCAGCCTAGTCCTTTTTCTGAGGGTACCGTTATGCCacctgttgctgaagctccaaactaTCAAGGTCCGCCACCACCTTATCCCAAGCATCTGCTACACCAAAACCCATCTGTTCCTCCATATGAATTGGTCAGTAAGTCTAGCAAAGAGGAGCAGCCAAGCTTGCCTAaggaagatgagagtgaaaaaagttatgACAATGTTGATACtggagataaagaaaagaaacagattacCACTTCACCTATCACTGTTaggaaaaacaagaaagatgAAGAACGAAGGGAATCTCGTATTCAAAGTTACTCTCCTCAGGCATTTAAATTCTTCATGGAGCAACATGTAGAAAATGTGCTCAAATCTCATCAGCAACGTCTACATCGTAAAAAACAATTAGAGAACGAAATGATGCGg GTTGGATTATCTCAAGATGCCCAAGATCAAATGAGAAAGATGCTTTGCCAAAAAGAGTCTAATTACATCCGTCTTAAGAGGGCTAAAATGGACAAGTCTATGTTTGTGAAGATAAAGACATTAGGAATAGGAGCATTTGGTGAAGTCTGTCTAGCAAGAAAAGTAGATACCAAGGCTTTGTATGCAACAAAAACTCTTCGAAAGAAAGATGTTCTGCTTCGAAATCAAGTTGCTCATGTCAAAGCTGAGAGAGATATCCTGGCCGAAGCTGACAACGAATGGGTAGTTCGTCTTTATTATTCATTCCAAGACAAAGACAATTTATACTTTGTAATGGACTATATTCCTGGGGGTGATATGATGAGCCTATTAATTAGAATGGGCATCTTTCCAGAAAATCTGGCACGATTCTACATAGCAGAACTTACCTGTGCAGTCGAAAGTGTTCATAAAATGGGTTTTATTCATAGAGATATTAAACCTGATAACATTTTGATCGATCGTGATGGTCATATTAAATTGACTGACTTCGGCCTCTGCACTGGCTTCAGATGGACACATGACTCTAAGTACTACCAGAGTG GTGACCATCCACGGCAAGATAGCATGGATTTCAGTAATGAATGGGGTGACCCCTCTAACTGTCGATGTGGTGATAGACTGAAACCACTGGAGCGGAGAGCTGCACGCCAGCACCAGCGGTGTCTCGCACATTCTTTGGTTGGGACCCCTAATTATATTGCGCCTGAAGTCTTGTTACGAACAG GCTATACACAGTTGTGTGATTGGTGGAGTGTTGGTGTCATTCTTTTTGAAATGTTGGTGGGACAGCCGCCTTTCTTGGCACAGACACCATTTGAAACACAAGTGAAG GTTATCAACTGGCAAACATCTCTTCACATCCCACCGCAAGCTAAACTGAGTCCTGAAGCCTCTGATCTTATTATTAAACTCTGCCGAGGACCAGAAGATCGCTTAGGCAAGAATGGTGCTGATGAAATAAAAGctcatccattttttaaaacaattgatTTTTCCAGTGACCTGAGACAGCAGTCTGCTTCATACATTCCTAAAATCACACACCCAACAGATACATCAAATTTTGATCCTGTTGATCCTGACAAGTTACGGAGTGATGATAATGAGGAAGAAAATGTAAACGACACTCTCAACGGATGGTATAAAAATGGAAAGCACCCTGAACATGCTTTCTATGAATTTACCTTTCGGAGGTTTTTTGATGACAATGGCTACCCTTACAATTATCCAAAACCTATTGAATATGAATATATTAATTCACAAGGCTCAGAGCAGCAGTCAGATGAAGATGatcagcacacaggctcagagaTGAAAAATCGTGATCTAGTGTATGTTTGA
- the LATS1 gene encoding serine/threonine-protein kinase LATS1 isoform X2 — MKRSEKPEGYRQMRPKTFPASNYTGSSRQMLQEIRESLRNLSKPSDAAKAEQNMGKMSAEDPRQVRNPPKFGMHHKALLEIRNSLQPFANETSRSPSEVNPQMLQDLQAAGFDEDMVIQALQKTNNRSIEAAIEFISKMSYQDPRREQMAAAAARPVNANLKPGSVQQSINRKQSWKGSKESLVPQRHGPPLGESVAYRSESPNSQTDVGRPLSGSGITAFTQAHPSNGQRVNPPPPPQVRSVTPPPPPRGQTPPPRGTTPPPPSWEPNSQTKRYSGNMDYVISRISPVPPGAWQEGYPPPPLNTSPMNPPNQGQRGINSVPVGRQPIIMQSSNKFNFPPGRPGIQNGSGQTEFMMHQNVVSAGTVSRQPPPPYPLTPTNGQSPSALQTGGSAAPSSYTNGNIPQAMMVPNRNSHNMELYNINVPGLQTTWPQSSSAPAQSSPSSGHEIPTWQPNIPVRSNSFNNPLGNRTSHSANSQPSATTVTAITPAPIQQPVKSIRVLKPELQTALAPTHPSWIPQPVQSVQPSPFSEGTVMPPVAEAPNYQGPPPPYPKHLLHQNPSVPPYELVSKSSKEEQPSLPKEDESEKSYDNVDTGDKEKKQITTSPITVRKNKKDEERRESRIQSYSPQAFKFFMEQHVENVLKSHQQRLHRKKQLENEMMRVKPLKFSIFLLDHAFAWCLF; from the exons atgaagagaagtgaaaagccagaAGGATATAGACAAATGAGGCCTAAGACCTTTCCTGCCAGTAACTACACTGGCAGCAGTCGGCAGATGCTGCAAGAAATTCGGGAATCCCTTAGGAACTTATCCAAACCATCGGATGCTGCTAAGGCTGAGCAAAACATGGGTAAAATGTCAGCTGAAGATCCGCGGCAAGTCAGAAATCCACCCAAGTTTGGGATGCATCATAAAGCCTTGCTGGAAATTCGAAACTCTCTACAACCATTTGCAAATGAAACAAGTCGGAGTCCTTCAGAAGTTAATCCACAAATGCTTCAAGACTTGCAAGCTGCTGGATTTGATGAG GATATGGTTATACAAGCTCTTCAGAAAACTAATAACAGAAGTATAGAAGCTGCAATTGaattcatcagtaaaatgagttATCAAGATCCTCGACGGGAACAGATGGCCGCAGCAGCTGCCAGACCTGTTAATGCCAACTTGAAGCCAG GGAGTGTGCAACAATCAATTAACCGCAAACAAAGCTGGAAGGGTTCTAAAGAATCCTTAGTTCCTCAGAGACATGGTCCACCACTAGGAGAAAGTGTAGCATACCGTTCTGAAAGTCCCAACTCACAGACAGATGTAGGAAGACCTTTGTCAGGATCTGGTATAACAGCGTTTACTCAAGCTCATCCTAGCAATGGACAGAGAGTGAACCCCCCACCACCTCCACAAGTAAGGAGTGTCACTCCTCCGCCACCTCCAAGAGGCCAGACTCCCCCTCCAAGAGGTACAACTCCGCCTCCCCCATCATGGGAACCAAACTCTCAAACAAAGCGCTATTCTGGGAACATGGACTACGTCATCTCCCGAATCTCCCCAGTTCCAcctggagcctggcaggaggGCTATCCTCCACCACCTCTTAACACATCCCCAATGAATCCTCCTAATCAGGGACAGAGAGGCATTAATTCTGTTCCTGTTGGCAGACAGCCAATCATCATGCAGAGTTCTAACAAATTTAATTTTCCACCCGGGAGACCTGGAATTCAGAATGGTAGTGGTCAGACTGAGTTTATGATGCACCAGAATGTTGTCTCTGCTGGCACTGTCAGTCGGCAGCCACCCCCTCCATATCCTCTGACCCCAACTAATGGACAAAGCCCCTCTGCTTTACAAACAGGGGGTTCTGCTGCTCCGTCATCATACACAAATGGGAACATTCCTCAAGCTATGATGGTGCCAAACAGAAATAGTCATAACATGGAACTTTATAACATTAATGTACCTGGACTGCAAACAACTTGGCCTCAGTCATCATCTGCTCCTGCCCAGTCATCCCCAAGCAGCGGACATGAAATCCCTACGTGGCAACCTAACATACCAGTGAGGTCAAATTCTTTTAATAACCCATTAGGAAACAGAACAAGTCATTCTGCTAATTCTCAACCTTCAGCTACAACAGTCACTGCTATTACACCAGCTCCCATTCAACAGCCTGTGAAAAGTATACGTGTATTGAAACCAGAGCTGCAGACTGCTTTAGCACCTACACACCCTTCTTGGATACCGCAGCCCGTTCAGAGTGTTCAGCCTAGTCCTTTTTCTGAGGGTACCGTTATGCCacctgttgctgaagctccaaactaTCAAGGTCCGCCACCACCTTATCCCAAGCATCTGCTACACCAAAACCCATCTGTTCCTCCATATGAATTGGTCAGTAAGTCTAGCAAAGAGGAGCAGCCAAGCTTGCCTAaggaagatgagagtgaaaaaagttatgACAATGTTGATACtggagataaagaaaagaaacagattacCACTTCACCTATCACTGTTaggaaaaacaagaaagatgAAGAACGAAGGGAATCTCGTATTCAAAGTTACTCTCCTCAGGCATTTAAATTCTTCATGGAGCAACATGTAGAAAATGTGCTCAAATCTCATCAGCAACGTCTACATCGTAAAAAACAATTAGAGAACGAAATGATGCGgg taaaacctttaaaattttctatttttttacttGATCATGCATTTGCttggtgtttattttaa